The Solidesulfovibrio fructosivorans JJ] DNA segment AAGCCGAACCGTTCGGGCAGCACGCCCAGTGCGCCGTGAATCGCCCGGGCGTCGGTTTGCGGATTGCGGCCAAGGACCCGAACCGTGCCGCTGTGGGGAGGCAAAAGCCCCAGCATGGCGGCGATGGTCGTACTTTTCCCCGCCCCGTTGGGGCCGAGCAGGCCATAGATGTCCCCGGCGTCGCAGGCGAGGTTGACGCCACGGAGCACGTGTGTGCCGCCGCGATGCAGATGCAGGTCGTTTATGGACAACAGCATGGCGAGCCTCCTTGCTGTCAGGCGTTGATCCGTTCGTCGTCAGCCCTGACCGCTTCCGGGTGACAGCCCGGACGGGTCGAGGTGAAAAGGAGGATGCAGGTCAGCATGCCCCCCACCAGAATGAGCGACGACGTTATCCGGCTGAAGTGGAGCCCGCCGCTGGCAAAGGGCTTGGTGAGCAGATCGCCGACGGTCGCGCCAAGAGGCCGCGTCAGGATGAAGGCCGCCCAGAACAGGAACGTGCGCGAGATTTCCGTCTGGAAGTAAAGGACCGCCAACACCAGCAAGGCGAGGCTGAAGACGACGGCGCCTCCGCCGTAGCCCAGGCCCGAGGTGTCGGCCAGAAAGTCGCCCAGCGCGGTGCCCAGGGTGTTGGAAAAAAGGATGGTCACCCAGTAGAAGAGCTCGACCTTGGGCGTGTGGATGTCACTGACCGACACCGAGCCGACGGAAAGCCACCACAGTCCGAGGATCAACAGCAGGGCCGTGAAAAGCAGCGACGAGCCGCCGACATAGCCGATGCCCAGGGACCGGTCGGCAAAATCCGCCATGGTCGTGCCGACCGTGGTGGTGGCGACGATGACGGCCCAATACAAAAAGCGGTTGAAGGTCTTGGACCGTACCTGCCAAATGGCGACGACCACGAAAAAGGCGAAAAAGATCACCGTGCTGACGGCATAGCCCAGGTGCATGGTCATGGAGAGGGCATCGCCGCCCGTTTCGCCAAGGGTCGTGGCCAGGATCTTGATGATCCAAAAGGTCAGCGTGACCTCTGGGACCTTGCTCATGTGCCGCTTAAGGGTGTCATTCATGGCTGGCTCCTTACGGCCTCTGCCGTGATTGTTGGTTGCTTCCCGCCGGTCATGCCAAGCATGGTCGCAGCGCCCCTCCGCCTCGTTCACGCGTTCCACGGTCGCGGCGGGATGATGCGGGCAGTTTCCCCGGGGAGCCCTGTCAGTGGCTTTCGCATGACGGGGCCCGCCCGTTATGTGCCCTCCGGCTAATCGTCGTCCTCGTCATTGTGGAGCCTGGTCTTGATGATCTGGCCGGAGGTCCCGTCGATGACGATTTCCTGCGAGGCCCCATTCTTGACCAGCGCGATCTCGAAACGGGGCTTGCCGTGCTTGTCCTTGAAGCCGGCTTCGATGGCTTTGCCGCCGGTTTGCTGTTCGGCCATGGTTACAGCCGCGCGCAGCGTAAGCTTCGACGCTTTGATCCCCGTCTGTTCATCGGCTTCATCGTCGAACAGGCGGCTGAAAAAGCCTTCCTGGTTGGTGCCCAGGATATTTCCGGACATCGGGTCGACAAGCGTTATTGACTCTTTGCCATTGGACAGGGAGGCGACGACGTAAACCGGCGTCCGGTTACGCATGTGGTATTCGGCCTTGACGACCTGCCCGCCGTTTTTTTGTTCGACGGTGCCGATTGCCTGGATCAGGGAGGTCTTGACGCTGGCAAATGCCGCGATGTCTTTTGCGTGTTCCCGCTCGGCCCTGGCCGTGCCGCCGAAGAATCCGGTGAGACAAAGTGCCGTAGCGATGATGCTGACCATCTTGAAGTGTTTCATGGCATGATCTCCTTTCGGGGTTACCCCGAGTGAACGCTGCTGCGTTCGTTGGAGACAACATAGGAGGGGGAGATCACGGAGAAGTGGGGGAGACTATACACTGGCGTAATATTTGCGGTCATAAAGCCAGTCGCGCTTGTTGATCGTTTCAATATGCCTGTGGCCTTCGAAAGGTTAAAAAGGTGAACCTCCTTCTCAGGAGGTCCACCTTCCCCACCTATACCGCTGCTGTCTCCTTCAGCTTCTGCCACGCACCGGTCCCGACGACGCATCTGAAGCCCTCGCTCACCTTCGGCACCTCTCCTTGCTTTCCCATAAACCGATCCCAAAGCATTTCAATATCATCGAGAAGGACCGCGAGTTCGATGAGGTGTAACGCGCTTCGGAAGGAATAGTTCCTGCGAAGCGGGATATAGAATTCCTGGGTATCCGAAGTAAAATCTTTGCAAAATCAGCAGGAAAAGTAGAATCGCCAGCTTCAGCTGGCAGCACCCGCCACTGATGCGCCAACTGAGTATCGTACTGGCGATCGCCGCCATGGACGCTGACGTCATCAGCATTGAAGCCAGCCGAAGCCGCATGGAATTGCTCTCAGTGTTTGCCGACTTCCACTATCCTAATGAGATCGGACCGGGCTCTACGACATCCACAGCCCGCGCGTGCCTTCCGTCGAAGAAATGGAGGCCATGCTGCTCCAAGCGGCAAAGGTCATCCCAGCCGAACGCTTGTGGGCCAATCCGGATTGCGGCCTCAAGACCCAGGACTGGCCGGAAACCCTGGCCGCTCTGAAAAACATGGTGGAAGCGGCCAGACGCGTGCGGACAACTCTTCGCATGTGCTAGGCCGTTTCGGGATAAGCGCATCCTCAACCGCTCATCGGAGTAACTGCATCGTTATCCCGATGAACGGGAAAAGCATCCCCCTGGCAAGGCCGTGACACGAGGTGTTCCCGTAAACGGATTGCTGTCAACAGCTAGGTTCCAGTCATAAGCGTCGGCCAGATGGCCTTCGCTGAGCACGTCAACCGGGCATCCCTCCGCGATGAGGGTTCCCTCTCGAACAAGCAGCATCCTTTCCGCATAGGCCGAAGCCAAGTTCAGGTCATGCGACACCATCACGACAGTCAGGCCGTGTTCGAGGCGGATATGTTCCAGCAAGTCCATTACGCGCATCTGATGTCCTGGATCGAGACTGGCCGTCGGTTCGTCCAGGAGGAGCACATCCGGTTCCCGACACAGCGCCTGGGCCAAGAGCACCCGGGCGCGTTCACCTCCGCTCAAGGTTCCCAGTCCTCGCTTTGCCAGATGCGCCACATTGGTCATATCCATGGACCGCTGCACCGCTTCCTTGTCTCGCCGTGTCTCCAGGCCCAACCAGCCCATCCGAGGGGCTCGTCCCAGCCGGACCGTCATCTCCACCGTAAATGGAATGTCCGCTTCGGGAGACTGTGGCAGATGCGCGACGGACCTCGCCATTCGTGCCGGGGGAAGGCTGGAGAGAGCGACACCCAGAAGCGTTATTCGCCCCTGGCAGTGCCGCTCGTGCCCGGCCAGGGCTCGCAGCAGCGTGGATTTCCCTGATCCGTTCGGCCCGACGATGATGCAGCATTCCCCTTTTTTCACGGTCAAATCGAGAGGACCAAGGATGCGGCGGCCAGAAATATCGACCGTTAGGCCCTGGACGGCATAGACTGTGGTCATGCCCCGCTCCGCCTGAGAAGATAGAGGAAGATCGGTGCGCCGAGCATGGCGGTGAGCACGCCCACCGGCATGGCCCCTTCATGAGAGAGCAGTCGAGCCAGAAGATCACACGATACGAGAAAGCACGCACCGAACAACAGGGAGCCAGGCACCAATACCCGTTGGTCATGACCGCAGATCAGCCGTAGGATATGCGGGCAGACGAGCCCCACGAACCCGAGCAGTCCGGTCTGGCTGACGACGGTCGATGTCATCAGTGCGGCCGCGACAACGAGCAGGGCTCGAACCTGCCGGACTCGCACTCCGAGATTAGCGGCCGCCTCGTCGCCAAGGAGCAGAAGGTTCATAGGCTGGGACAGGACGAACACCACCCCGGTTCCGGCAACGACGCAGGGGGCAAGAACCGTCAGGGAATTCAGGGTGGCCGAAGACGTATCACCCATGAGCCAGACCAGGGTGGCGTGCAGTGTGTGATCTCTGGCCACGGAGAGGAAAAACATGATGGCGGCCGAACAGAAGGCATTGACCATAACGCCGGATAGAACCAGGGAAGTGACGGACACGCGGCCTTCCCGCAGTGAGAGGACCACGGTGAGCGTGAAGGCTGCCATGGCTCCGGCAAAGGCGAGAGGGCCGGCTCCCAGGAGGAAGGGCAACCCGAGCAGCACGCCACCCACCGCGCCCAAGCCCGCTCCGCCGGACACGCCGAGGATATAGGGGTCAGCCAAAGGATTGCGCACCAGCGTCTGAAAAACGAGGCCACTAAGGGAAAGCGCACCGCCAGCCAGGGCCGCCAGCAGGGTTCGAGGCAGGCGCAACTTCCAGACAATGGCCAGGATGGTCGGATCGCAGGTCTCGCGTCCCAAAAGCACCGGCAGCACCTGATCCAGGGCGAGAGAACTTGATCCCACGATCAGACCGGCGACCAGGACCGCTATGAGCAGTCCACCAAGGGGCAGACACGTCAGGAGCAGCCGAAGGGGCAAGGAGGCATCTCTCTGTCTCATGGTTGTTTTTCCGTCGCCGGAACCGGCGGAATATGCAGCAACCGGGCTAATTCTTCCAGGCCCTGGGTCAATCGGGGGCCGGGACGGTCGAACAGGTCGGAATCCAGGATGAAGATACGACCGCTGTGCACGGCGGGCACCTCGGGCCAAGCGTTCCATCGTGTCCTGGCCGCTTCGAAGGCTTCACGGCCCATGGTGGGGATGAGAACGACATCAGGTCGGAAGGCTACAGCCTGTTCAGGCGTCAGTTGCGGGTATCCTCGCATGGTGGCACAGACGTTTTTTCCTCCAGCCAGTTCGATAAGTTCGTTGATGAACGTTCCCCCGCAAGCGGCATACATGGGGGCATAGCCGATCTGGTAGAGCACCGACGGTTGGAGGCCGTCGCCCCGTTTCCGGGTGATACGCGCCACGGTTTGGCGCATGGCGTCGGCCAATGCCACGGCCCTTTCCGAAGCGGCAAGGAGGTTTCCGATCTTCTCAATGGAGGCAAAGACGGCCGCAAGCGTATTTGTATCCAGGATATGGACAGGGACGCCAAGAGAGATAAGCCGTTCGGTGGTCTCCTGGGGTGTCATACCCTCCACGGCCAGACAGCAGTCGGGGCGCAGGGCCAGGATGCGCTCCAGGTCGGGGTGTGCATACGACCCCACCCGGGGAAGACGCTTGGCCACTTCCGGAAAGTCGCTGTACGTGGATGCCCCGACGAGTAGGTTTCCGCGATCCAGGGCGTAGACGATTTCCGTCAGGCTGGGGGCCAGGGCGATGACGCGCACGGGAGACCCCGCCGTCGCCTGTGACGGGAGAAACCAGGGGAGCCAGCAAACAGCCAGGATGGCCGCGGAAAGACGCAGTGCGGTCTTCATCTGTTCACTTCCCAGGCAATGGAGGAGGAAAGCGCTTCCATGACTGCCCTGCCCAACATCTCCCCGAAAAGGACATGCTTGCCGCACCAGCGAAGCGGGGGGCCCTCCCCACAGGCCAAGGTCGCACAATCGGTGCCCGTGCCTGTGGCTACAAGCCCGCTGACCGCGCTTTTGATACCATACTCCGAGAGCACGGCGGCCTTCGCTTCGGTCATGATCATGAGGGCCTCCAGCAGGGCCGCATCCGTGAGCTTGGCATTGGTAGCCGCCAGGATATTGATAGTACCCGCCGGCAATGCGTGGTCGTTCTTCTCCTGGTAGTCGGCCCTGTCTCCGGCCCGTCTGGCGTTGGCCAGGCCAGCCGTCAATATGACCCCCACAGCCACTCCAGCCTCATTGCGCCACGCCCAACGACAGGAATCCATAGAGGCAGCGGTCATCATGCCAATGGTCGGGCTAGACCAGTGGTGTTCGCGACAATACCGATCAAGGGTCGTCTCGGGAGGTGGATACTCACTCGGAGCGCGTGACCCGTCCTCATGAACGCGAAGGATGAACATATTCCTGGCCCTGGTCAGGCCTCCTCCAAGAGGGGACCAGCCACACGTCCGCCACCACCCCGGCAATATCAAGCGCACATAGTGGTCTGTGCGCTCCAGACTCAGGTCGGCCAATTCCGGGGGGGCCCCGGGGATTGCCGTCACGGGCCGATCCGCCGGCTTAGAATTCGTAGCGGACCCCGACACCAAACGTCCTCCCAGGCATGGGATAACCATCGACATAACTGTACCGTTCATCACCGAGATTGTTTGCAAACACATACGTCTCCAGTTTTTTGGCTGGACGTATGGAGAGTCTAGCATTCATGACGAAAAATGGGTCTTTGTCCACGACCTTGCCATAGTTGGCGGAATGCGTATCCCAGTCATACACCTTCTGGGGCCCCTGCCACTGCCCGTTCAGGTTGAGGGTGACCCGGGAGTCAAATCCGAACTGCACACCAGGGTTCAAGCTGTATTCCGACAGATTGAGTACCGTGTCCGTCCCGCGCGCGCTGACCAGCTTGGAATCCTCGACCTTGCGCTGAGCATACCAGATCCAATTCAGAAAGGGGGTCACCGACAAGCGATGGCTGCCAATGTCGAACTTGTGGCTGTACCGGGTGAACCCTTCCAGACCGGCGAGTTGCGAACCAGCGGAATTGATCCAGGTTTGCCAATAGGGGTTACCGTTGACTGTGGTTGAGGTCGTGGTGATGGCATCGGTGTAGAGCGTGTAGAAATAGGTTCCGGAGATTTCCAATCCCTTCCAGTTGATGTCGAGCCCTCCTTCCCAGGTCGTGCTCGTCTCCGGGGTCAGATTGGCATTGCCGATGTAATTGCTCCAGGAATCATGGTAACGGCCGCAGAATTTATAGGCATCCGGTGGCGTGAAGGCCGAGCCGGCCGACGTCCGCAAGGTCAGCCAGGACAGCGTTCGCCAGGTGATGCCGCCCCGCCAGCTCAGGTGGTCCATGGTGCGTGGCTGGGTGGTGGCATCGGTGAAGCTGTCATTGTCGAGAATACGCAGGTTGTACTGATCATAACGCAGGCCGGCCAGGAACGTGAAGTCGCCGATATCAACCTTCTCTTCTCCATAAATGGACAAGTTTTCGTAGTTGGAGTCGGGGGCGTAGACACCGTCGCCATCACGATGCTCCCTGATGTCGCGATATTGCCCGCCGATGGTAAAGCGCCCCAGAGAGAAGGTGGGCACGGAAACGCGCCCATCAATCCCAACCTGATTCGTGGTGAAGGAGGAGCGTTCGTAATAGGGCGTATCGGTGTTGGCATAATCATGCTCGTTGACCCAGGTCGCCAAGCGCCATTGCACATTGCGAGACTCGGTTGCCCCATCATAGATGGCGGCAAAATTTTTCATGGCGTCCTGAATCCTGGCCGTGTGGGTGGGCGAATAGGTCGGACCGGGATCACCCATGTTCCAGGCGTTGAAATAGTTCCCGAAGAGATGGAAGGTATGGTTTTCAACCGGAGTCATGGTCACGGTTCCGGAGGTGGCGAGATCATGATAATCGGTGTTGCGGTACCGCCAACCGCCGCTTGCGTCGTATTGCTCCACAGTGGTGACCCGTCCGGCCAGGGAAAAACCCAATCGACTGTCCTGGGTCCCCCCCTGGGCGGAGGCCTTGGGCTGGAAGCGGTTGAAGCTGCCGTACTCGGCCTCGACAGAGCCGGAGGGGGTACCTTTTCCACGCTTGGTGATGATGTTTATTACCCCGCCCATGGCCGAGGCCCCGTACAGGACCGAACCGGGACCGCGCATGATTTCCACGCGTTCCACGTTGCCAAGGGGTATCAAGGTGAGATTTCCGGACCCGAAGGGATTGCCGTCCACCAGCACCAGTGTCTTGGCATCCATGTTCGCCCCGGGTGAATCGTAGGTGTTGAAGCCACGGAGACTGAACCCCATGTAGGCCCCGGGATACTGAACGACCGTGCCCGGCGATTTTTGGATGATTAATTCGCTCAGGGTATCCACGCCGAGTTGATCAATGTCGTCACGGCTGAGGACCTCGACATGAACAGGCACTTCCCTGGCCGGAGCTGGCGTCGCCGTGGCCGTGACCAACACCTCGGGAAGGTTATAGGAGTTCTCTTGGGTGTCAGCCGCCAGTCCCAGGGACGGCAAGGCCAGGGCCACAGCCCAAAAGACCAGTAAGCAACGCATAAAAAAACCTCCTGCTTCGTGAAAGAAGAGGAGGGCCCGAGGAAACACAGAGACGACACTCCATCAATCAGACGGGGTGTCGTCCATGGGTTGGCTCTGCCTCGAAGCCCACCATGAATCTCGCAGGCTGGTCTCCCGGCTCAAGGATCGTCCTACTCGCCGCGCCTTCCCATCCGCGCCTTTTGCGTGGACAGTGGCGGTGTGCGGTTTTCGTCCCCTTTCACGGTTGCGGGCCAGCGCCGGTTTTTCACCGGACTTCCCACTTAGCCGCATCGGTGCTGCGGACCTGCAAGATCAACAATGCGGAGTAGCTGCCTGCTTTATATGGATGTTGTCAAGTCGATTCACGTTTTGGAAACAACCACATCCCTGAACGCGGCATGCCATTTCTCAAATGTAAAGGAGGAGGCGCCTATCACCGCGTGATGTCAAACCGGATCGGCAGGATGACCCACACAGCCCTCCCCCGGACATCTTGGCGATGTTGTCCCCCATGGTCTTCTTCATGGTGGCCGGGGAAGTATTCTTCTTCACTTCCTCAAAGGACTCGGGGATACCACCCGTCCCCCCAGTGCAACCATGGAACTCGCGCAGCGTCATGTCGAACGAAAACTCGTCCACGCTCAAATCATCGTCCAGCAGCGGCTTCAGGTCCAACGGCTCCTTCGGTCCGCCAGAGGGACTGCCGGGATTGTAGTGTTTCGCATTGGTGGGTTCCGGGTCAGGGGGGGGCCTTCACCAGTAGAACCGGGGCCACCCGTACCGATGATGTCCCGGACAAAGTCTGTAGGGCTGGGGGGCATTGCTGTCCTTGGAGTGGCGCGCCTTCATCGCAAGCATCTCTTCAATGTCCGCGTTGGTAATGATCTCGCCACACAGCCGTCGGATAACGCCGAAAACGGAAGTGACGCAGAAAACATCCCATCAGGTCCAGATCCATGGCCGGCTCGCCTTTGGGGCGGTGGTGTCAAGTCGACCTCGCCAGCCCGGGGAGGACGAGCGCTTGGCGGTCCGTCCAATTATTCGCGACACCTTCGGTGCCCAGCGACGAGGGGCACGGAAGGCAGGGCGCGCAGGGTTGACAACATGGTTTAGCTAATTTACCGTTTGACGCAATCGAGGTTCACCCGGAAGTCGGGCAGGGGATATCAGGCGGTTTTGCGAGGCGATATGGAAACAAAGGACGATCTCATCCTGGGCACGGTGCGCCAATTCCAGCGCGTGGCCGCCAAATACGCCCGCATCGAGGAGCTGCCGATCCCGGTCGAGGACGGCATCGAGGTCACGACCCGGGAGGCCCATACCATCGAGGCCGTGGGCAACCGGAAGCAGATGAGCGTCACCGACGTGGCCAACGCCTTCGGCATCACCAAGAGCGCGGCCTCTCAGATGGTTTCCAAGCTGTGCGACAAGGGTTTTCTCGAGAAAAAACAGGCCCCGCACAGCAACAAGGAATTCCAGCTGACGCTCACGCCCCTTGGCCGAAAGGCCTTTGAGGCCCATGCGCGTTTCCATGGAGAGGACAAGGAGGCCTTGATGGAACGGCTTCGTGGCTATTCCCTGTCCCAGATCGCTACGATTTCCGTGTTGCTCGAGGCCATCGGGGAAGTCATGGACAATCGGTTGTCCCGGTAGGCGGGGTATTTTTTTTCACTCTAAGGTTAAGCAGCTTAACTAAAGACGCAGGAGTATCCCATGAAAAGATTTCGGGCCGCGCTCGTGAACTTCGCGGTCGAGCATTCCAAACTGGTCGCTTTGGGGCTTTTGGCGACCATGGTCTTTTTCGCCGCGTTCTTTCCGAACATGACTATGGACACGGACCCGGAAAACATGCTGGAGCCCACGGAACCCGCGCGGGTCTTCCACAACGCCGCCAAAAAACGCTTCGACTTGAGCGAAACCATCGTGGTCGGCGTCATCAAGGAAG contains these protein-coding regions:
- a CDS encoding COG4705 family protein — translated: MNDTLKRHMSKVPEVTLTFWIIKILATTLGETGGDALSMTMHLGYAVSTVIFFAFFVVVAIWQVRSKTFNRFLYWAVIVATTTVGTTMADFADRSLGIGYVGGSSLLFTALLLILGLWWLSVGSVSVSDIHTPKVELFYWVTILFSNTLGTALGDFLADTSGLGYGGGAVVFSLALLVLAVLYFQTEISRTFLFWAAFILTRPLGATVGDLLTKPFASGGLHFSRITSSLILVGGMLTCILLFTSTRPGCHPEAVRADDERINA
- a CDS encoding PepSY domain-containing protein: MKHFKMVSIIATALCLTGFFGGTARAEREHAKDIAAFASVKTSLIQAIGTVEQKNGGQVVKAEYHMRNRTPVYVVASLSNGKESITLVDPMSGNILGTNQEGFFSRLFDDEADEQTGIKASKLTLRAAVTMAEQQTGGKAIEAGFKDKHGKPRFEIALVKNGASQEIVIDGTSGQIIKTRLHNDEDDD
- a CDS encoding ABC transporter ATP-binding protein, which encodes MTTVYAVQGLTVDISGRRILGPLDLTVKKGECCIIVGPNGSGKSTLLRALAGHERHCQGRITLLGVALSSLPPARMARSVAHLPQSPEADIPFTVEMTVRLGRAPRMGWLGLETRRDKEAVQRSMDMTNVAHLAKRGLGTLSGGERARVLLAQALCREPDVLLLDEPTASLDPGHQMRVMDLLEHIRLEHGLTVVMVSHDLNLASAYAERMLLVREGTLIAEGCPVDVLSEGHLADAYDWNLAVDSNPFTGTPRVTALPGGCFSRSSG
- a CDS encoding FecCD family ABC transporter permease, whose product is MRQRDASLPLRLLLTCLPLGGLLIAVLVAGLIVGSSSLALDQVLPVLLGRETCDPTILAIVWKLRLPRTLLAALAGGALSLSGLVFQTLVRNPLADPYILGVSGGAGLGAVGGVLLGLPFLLGAGPLAFAGAMAAFTLTVVLSLREGRVSVTSLVLSGVMVNAFCSAAIMFFLSVARDHTLHATLVWLMGDTSSATLNSLTVLAPCVVAGTGVVFVLSQPMNLLLLGDEAAANLGVRVRQVRALLVVAAALMTSTVVSQTGLLGFVGLVCPHILRLICGHDQRVLVPGSLLFGACFLVSCDLLARLLSHEGAMPVGVLTAMLGAPIFLYLLRRSGA
- a CDS encoding ABC transporter substrate-binding protein, yielding MKTALRLSAAILAVCWLPWFLPSQATAGSPVRVIALAPSLTEIVYALDRGNLLVGASTYSDFPEVAKRLPRVGSYAHPDLERILALRPDCCLAVEGMTPQETTERLISLGVPVHILDTNTLAAVFASIEKIGNLLAASERAVALADAMRQTVARITRKRGDGLQPSVLYQIGYAPMYAACGGTFINELIELAGGKNVCATMRGYPQLTPEQAVAFRPDVVLIPTMGREAFEAARTRWNAWPEVPAVHSGRIFILDSDLFDRPGPRLTQGLEELARLLHIPPVPATEKQP
- a CDS encoding adenosylcobinamide amidohydrolase, whose translation is MCLQTISVMNGTVMSMVIPCLGGRLVSGSATNSKPADRPVTAIPGAPPELADLSLERTDHYVRLILPGWWRTCGWSPLGGGLTRARNMFILRVHEDGSRAPSEYPPPETTLDRYCREHHWSSPTIGMMTAASMDSCRWAWRNEAGVAVGVILTAGLANARRAGDRADYQEKNDHALPAGTINILAATNAKLTDAALLEALMIMTEAKAAVLSEYGIKSAVSGLVATGTGTDCATLACGEGPPLRWCGKHVLFGEMLGRAVMEALSSSIAWEVNR
- a CDS encoding TonB-dependent receptor plug domain-containing protein codes for the protein MRCLLVFWAVALALPSLGLAADTQENSYNLPEVLVTATATPAPAREVPVHVEVLSRDDIDQLGVDTLSELIIQKSPGTVVQYPGAYMGFSLRGFNTYDSPGANMDAKTLVLVDGNPFGSGNLTLIPLGNVERVEIMRGPGSVLYGASAMGGVINIITKRGKGTPSGSVEAEYGSFNRFQPKASAQGGTQDSRLGFSLAGRVTTVEQYDASGGWRYRNTDYHDLATSGTVTMTPVENHTFHLFGNYFNAWNMGDPGPTYSPTHTARIQDAMKNFAAIYDGATESRNVQWRLATWVNEHDYANTDTPYYERSSFTTNQVGIDGRVSVPTFSLGRFTIGGQYRDIREHRDGDGVYAPDSNYENLSIYGEEKVDIGDFTFLAGLRYDQYNLRILDNDSFTDATTQPRTMDHLSWRGGITWRTLSWLTLRTSAGSAFTPPDAYKFCGRYHDSWSNYIGNANLTPETSTTWEGGLDINWKGLEISGTYFYTLYTDAITTTSTTVNGNPYWQTWINSAGSQLAGLEGFTRYSHKFDIGSHRLSVTPFLNWIWYAQRKVEDSKLVSARGTDTVLNLSEYSLNPGVQFGFDSRVTLNLNGQWQGPQKVYDWDTHSANYGKVVDKDPFFVMNARLSIRPAKKLETYVFANNLGDERYSYVDGYPMPGRTFGVGVRYEF
- a CDS encoding MarR family winged helix-turn-helix transcriptional regulator — its product is METKDDLILGTVRQFQRVAAKYARIEELPIPVEDGIEVTTREAHTIEAVGNRKQMSVTDVANAFGITKSAASQMVSKLCDKGFLEKKQAPHSNKEFQLTLTPLGRKAFEAHARFHGEDKEALMERLRGYSLSQIATISVLLEAIGEVMDNRLSR